One stretch of Glycine soja cultivar W05 chromosome 7, ASM419377v2, whole genome shotgun sequence DNA includes these proteins:
- the LOC114420743 gene encoding trihelix transcription factor ASIL2-like — translation MASSPPPPDPPTAVPLALVPIPAPPSSRRLPPPCWSPDETLALIDAYRDKWYSLGRGNLKATHWQEVADAIASRCPNASPPKTPIQCRHKMEKLRKRYRTEIQRSRSLPVSRFNSSWVHFKLMDSMEKGPSPVKPENVSDNSDNDNEDDDDDQDLYQEINHNGHIRSLNKMYRNGFPGSGAGSGAGGFRIRIPTGLGTVQPGSGSKVFGNQKFSPNLNQNPNPNLGNKRERDPVGELVAAIKVLGDGFVRTEQMKMEMAREIETMRMEMEMKRTEMILESQQRIVEAFAKAISEKKKKAKTVSSPQQP, via the coding sequence ATGGCCTCCTCTCCCCCTCCTCCCGATCCCCCCACTGCCGTCCCCCTCGCCCTCGTCCCCATCCCCGCTCCACCCTCCTCCCGCCGCCTCCCTCCTCCCTGCTGGTCCCCCGATGAAACCCTCGCCCTCATCGACGCCTACCGCGACAAGTGGTACTCCCTCGGCCGCGGCAACCTCAAGGCCACCCACTGGCAAGAGGTCGCCGACGCCATCGCAAGCCGCTGCCCCAACGCCTCCCCTCCCAAAACCCCCATCCAGTGCCGCCACAAAATGGAGAAGCTCCGCAAGCGCTACCGCACCGAGATCCAACGCTCTCGCTCCCTCCCCGTTTCGCGATTCAACTCCTCCTGGGTCCACTTCAAGCTCATGGACTCCATGGAGAAAGGTCCCTCCCCTGTTAAACCCGAAAACGTTTCCGATAATAGTGATAACGATAACGAGGATGATGACGATGATCAAGATCTGTACCAGGAGATCAACCACAACGGCCACATCAGGAGCTTGAACAAGATGTATAGGAATGGCTTTCCGGGTTCTGGTGCCGGTTCCGGTGCTGGTGGGTTTAGGATTCGAATTCCTACTGGGTTGGGTACGGTGCAGCCTGGATCTGGCTCCAAGGTGTTTGGGAATCAGAAATTCAGCCCCAATTTGAAtcaaaaccctaaccctaatctCGGGAATAAGAGGGAGAGGGACCCGGTGGGGGAGTTAGTGGCTGCGATTAAGGTTTTGGGAGATGGGTTTGTGAGAACGGAACAGATGAAGATGGAGATGGCGAGGGAGATTGAGACCATGCGGATGGAGATGGAGATGAAGCGCACTGAGATGATTCTAGAATCGCAACAGCGGATTGTGGAGGCATTTGCCAAGGCCATTtcggaaaagaagaagaaggccaAGACTGTGTCGTCGCCACAACAGCCTTAA
- the LOC114420113 gene encoding UDP-glucose flavonoid 3-O-glucosyltransferase 7-like, producing MDLQQRPLKLHFIPYLSPGHVIPLCGIATLFASRGQHVTVITTPYYAQILRKSSPSLQLHVVDFPAKDVGLPDGVEIKSAVTDLADTAKFYQAAMLLRRPISHFMDQHPPDCIVADTMYSWADDVANNLRIPRLAFNGYPLFSGAAMKCVISHPELHSDTGPFVIPDFPHRVTMPSRPPKMATAFMDHLLKIELKSHGLIVNSFAELDGEECIQHYEKSTGHKAWHLGPACLVGKRDQERGEKSVVSQNECLTWLDPKPTNSVVYVSFGSVCHFPDKQLYEIACALEQSGKSFIWIVPEKKGKEYENESEEEKEKWLPKGFEERNREKGMIVKGWAPQLLILAHPAVGGFLSHCGWNSSLEAVTAGVPMITWPVMADQFYNEKLITEVRGIGVEVGATEWRLVGYGEREKLVTRDTIETAIKRLMGGGDEAQNIRRRSEELAEKAKQSLQEGGSSHNRLTTLIADLMRLRDSKSAT from the coding sequence ATGGATCTTCAACAACGACCACTGAAACTTCACTTTATTCCTTACCTGTCACCGGGGCATGTGATCCCTCTCTGCGGCATTGCAACACTCTTCGCCTCACGCGGGCAGCACGTGACGGTGATCACCACTCCCTACTACGCCCAAATCCTCCGCAAGTCAAGCCCCTCCCTCCAACTCCACGTCGTTGACTTTCCCGCCAAAGATGTGGGCCTTCCCGACGGCGTCGAAATCAAGTCCGCTGTCACCGACCTCGCTGACACTGCAAAGTTCTACCAAGCCGCCATGCTCCTCCGCAGACCCATCTCCCATTTCATGGACCAGCACCCACCTGATTGCATCGTCGCCGACACCATGTATTCCTGGGCGGATGACGTGGCCAACAACCTCCGCATCCCACGACTTGCCTTCAACGGATACCCCCTCTTCTCCGGCGCCGCCATGAAGTGCGTCATATCACACCCCGAACTCCATTCCGACACGGGCCCTTTCGTCATCCCCGATTTTCCTCACCGCGTCACCATGCCCTCCAGACCACCCAAGATGGCCACCGCCTTCATGGATCATCTCCTCAAAATAGAGCTCAAGAGCCACGGCCTCATCGTGAACAGCTTCGCCGAGCTGGACGGAGAAGAGTGCATCCAGCACTACGAGAAAAGCACGGGTCACAAGGCTTGGCATCTTGGGCCAGCTTGTCTGGTTGGAAAAAGGGATCAAGAGAGGGGCGAGAAGAGCGTGGTGAGCCAGAACGAGTGTCTCACTTGGCTCGACCCCAAGCCAACTAACTCGGTTGTCTACGTATCCTTCGGAAGCGTCTGTCATTTTCCAGATAAACAGCTTTACGAGATTGCATGTGCGTTGGAACAGAGTGGGAAGTCATTCATATGGATTGTTCCAGAGAAGAAAGGGAAGGAATACGAGAATGAGAGcgaggaggagaaggaaaaaTGGCTTCCAAAAGGGTTTGAGGAGAGAAACAGGGAGAAGGGGATGATTGTTAAAGGGTGGGCCCCGCAGCTCCTCATCCTGGCCCACCCGGCTGTGGGTGGCTTCCTCTCGCATTGCGGCTGGAACTCCTCCTTGGAGGCCGTCACCGCCGGGGTTCCCATGATCACGTGGCCGGTCATGGCGGATCAGTTTTACAACGAGAAACTCATAACTGAGGTGCGGGGGATTGGGGTGGAGGTGGGTGCCACCGAGTGGAGACTCGTTGGTTATGGGGAGAGGGAGAAGCTGGTCACCAGAGATACCATTGAGACTGCCATCAAAAGGTTGATGGGCGGTGGCGATGAAGCTCAAAACATCAGACGCCGCTCGGAAGAGCTTGCGGAAAAGGCTAAACAATCCCTTCAGGAAGGAGGTTCATCCCACAACAGGTTAACGACCCTCATTGCTGATCTCATGCGCTTGAGGGACTCTAAGTCGGCCACCTGA
- the LOC114420114 gene encoding UDP-glucose flavonoid 3-O-glucosyltransferase 7-like: MDVKERPLKLYFIPYLAAGHMIPLCDIAQFFASRGHHVTIITTPSNAEILHQSKNFRVHTFDFPSEEVGLPDGVENLSAVTDLEKSYRIYIAATTLLREPIESFVERDPPDCIVADFLYCWVEDLAKKLRIPWLVFNGFSLFSICAMESVKKHRIGDGPFVIPDFPDHVTIKSTPPKDMREFLEPLLTAALKSNGFIINNFAELDGEEYLRHYEKTTGHKAWHLGPASLVRRTEMEKAERGQKSVVSTHECLSWLDSKRVNSVVYVSFGSLCYFPDKQLYEIACGMEASGYEFIWVVPEKKGKEEESEEEKEKWLPKGFEERKKGMIIKGWAPQVVILEHPAVGAFLTHCGWNSTVEAVSAGVPMITWPVHSDQFYNEKLITQVRGIGVEVGAEEWNLSAYFQTQKLLPRDRIEMAVRTLMDVSDQALQIRRQAQNFSRIARQAVQVAGSSYNNLTALIHYVKRFRDSAEG, from the coding sequence ATGGACGTGAAAGAACGACCACTGAAACTTTACTTCATTCCATACCTTGCCGCGGGTCACATGATCCCTCTATGCGACATAGCCCAGTTCTTCGCCTCACGTGGCCACCATGTGACCATCATCACCACCCCTTCCAACGCCGAAATCCTTCACCAGTCCAAAAACTTCCGCGTCCACACCTTCGACTTCCCTTCCGAAGAAGTAGGCCTCCCTGACGGCGTCGAAAACTTATCCGCCGTCACCGACCTCGAAAAATCCTACAGAATCTACATCGCCGCCACCACACTGCTCCGCGAACCCATCGAGAGTTTCGTGGAGCGGGACCCACCGGACTGCATAGTTGCCGATTTCCTATACTGCTGGGTGGAAGACTTGGCAAAAAAGCTCCGCATACCGTGGCTTGTTTTCAACGGATTCTCCCTCTTCTCCATTTGCGCCATGGAGTCCGTCAAAAAGCACCGCATCGGCGATGGTCCCTTCGTCATTCCAGATTTCCCCGACCACGTCACCATCAAATCAACCCCACCCAAGGACATGCGAGAATTCTTGGAACCCCTTCTCACGGCAGCGCTCAAGAGCAACGGCttcatcatcaacaacttcGCCGAGCTAGACGGTGAGGAGTACCTCCGCCACTACGAGAAAACCACGGGCCACAAGGCCTGGCACCTTGGCCCAGCGTCCCTCGTTCGGAGAACCGAGATGGAGAAAGCAGAGAGGGGGCAAAAGAGCGTGGTGAGTACGCACGAGTGCCTGAGTTGGCTCGACTCGAAGCGAGTCAACTCGGTGGTGTACGTAAGTTTTGGGAGCCTCTGCTATTTCCCGGATAAGCAGCTTTACGAGATAGCATGCGGGATGGAAGCGTCGGGTTATGAATTCATATGGGTGGTTCCGGAGAAGAAAGGGAAGGAAGAAGAGAGCGAGGAAGAGAAGGAGAAGTGGCTGCCAAAGGGGTTTGAAGAGAGGAAGAAGGGGATGATTATCAAGGGGTGGGCCCCACAGGTGGTGATTCTGGAGCACCCTGCGGTTGGTGCGTTTTTGACGCATTGTGGGTGGAACTCCACGGTGGAGGCGGTGAGTGCTGGGGTTCCCATGATTACGTGGCCGGTGCACAGCGATCAGTTCTACAACGAAAAGTTAATAACTCAGGTGCGGGGTATTGGGGTGGAGGTGGGTGCAGAGGAGTGGAACCTCAGTGCTTACTTCCAGACCCAGAAGCTGCTGCCCAGAGATCGCATAGAGATGGCTGTGAGGACCCTCATGGACGTTTCTGATCAAGCCCTGCAAATCAGACGCCAAGCGCAAAACTTTAGCAGAATCGCAAGACAAGCTGTTCAAGTGGCAGGCTCATCATACAATAATTTAACAGCCTTGATTCATTATGTAAAACGATTCAGAGACTCTGCTGAgggataa
- the LOC114420112 gene encoding scopoletin glucosyltransferase-like, giving the protein MLDRVEMINTEMEPLKLYFIHYPTAGHMIPLCDIATLFASRGHHATIITTPVNAQIIRKSIPSLRLHTVPFPSQELGLPDGIESLSSLIDDIRHFPKVYHAISMLQPPIEQFVEQHPPDCIVADFLFPWVHDLANKLNIPSVAFNGFSLFAICAIRAVNLESSDSFHIPSIPHPISLNATPPKELTQYLKLMLESQLKSHAIIINNFAELDGQDYIRHYEKTTGHKTWHLGPASLISCRTAQEKAERGMKSAVSMQDCVSWLDSKRVNSVLYICFGSLCHFPDEQLYEIACGMEASGHEFIWVVPEKKGKEHESEEEKEKWLPRGFEERNAEKGMIIRGWAPQVIILGHPAVGAFITHCGWNSTVEAVSEGVPMLTWPVHGEQFYNEKLITEVRGIGVEVGAAEWTTTGFGERYQMLTRDSIQKAVRRLMDGADQALEIRRRAKHFQEKAKQAVRVGGSSHNNLTALIHDLIRLRDAKLPSPDTPKG; this is encoded by the coding sequence ATGCTTGATCGAGTTGAAATGATAAATACTGAGATGGAGCCACTCAAACTCTACTTCATTCATTACCCAACAGCAGGTCACATGATCCCTCTCTGCGACATAGCCACGCTCTTCGCCTCTCGCGGCCACCACGCCACTATCATCACCACCCCCGTCAACGCCCAAATCATTCGCAAATCCATCCCCTCCCTCCGCCTCCACACCGTTCCCTTCCCCTCCCAAGAACTGGGCCTCCCCGACGGCATCGAAAGCCTCTCCTCCCTCATTGACGACATCCGCCACTTCCCCAAGGTCTACCATGCCATCTCCATGCTCCAACCCCCCATCGAGCAATTCGTGGAGCAGCACCCACCTGATTGCATCGTCGCCGACTTCCTCTTCCCCTGGGTCCATGACTTGGCCAACAAGCTTAACATTCCCAGCGTTGCCTTCAACGGCTTCTCCCTCTTCGCAATCTGCGCCATACGCGCCGTCAACCTTGAATCTTCCGATTCTTTTCACATTCCCAGTATCCCTCACCCCATCTCCCTCAACGCAACACCGCCCAAGGAGTTAACCCAATACCTGAAACTGATGCTGGAGTCACAGCTCAAGAGCCACGctatcatcatcaacaacttcGCCGAGCTTGACGGACAAGACTACATCCGCCACTACGAGAAAACCACTGGCCACAAGACTTGGCATCTTGGCCCGGCCTCTCTTATAAGCTGCAGGACCGCTCAAGAGAAAGCAGAGAGGGGCATGAAGAGCGCGGTGAGTATGCAGGACTGTGTGAGTTGGCTTGACTCGAAGCGAGTCAACTCGGTGCTGTACATATGCTTTGGAAGCCTTTGCCATTTCCCGGACGAACAGCTATACGAGATAGCATGCGGGATGGAAGCATCGGGTCATGAATTCATATGGGTGGTTCCGGAGAAGAAAGGGAAGGAGCACGAGAGCGAGGAAGAGAAGGAGAAGTGGCTTCCAAGGGGGTTTGAAGAGAGGAACGCAGAGAAGGGGATGATTATCAGGGGGTGGGCCCCGCAGGTGATTATTCTTGGCCACCCCGCGGTGGGCGCGTTCATCACGCACTGCGGGTGGAACTCCACGGTGGAGGCGGTGAGCGAGGGGGTTCCGATGCTGACGTGGCCGGTGCATGGAGAACAGTTCTACAATGAGAAGCTGATAACTGAGGTAAGGGGGATCGGGGTGGAGGTTGGCGCAGCGGAGTGGACCACCACTGGCTTCGGAGAGAGATACCAGATGCTGACCAGAGATAGCATCCAGAAGGCTGTGAGGCGCTTGATGGACGGTGCTGATCAAGCTCTAGAAATCAGACGCCGTGCAAAACACTTTCAGGAAAAGGCCAAACAAGCTGTTCGAGTAGGAGGTTCATCTCACAATAATTTAACGGCCCTGATTCATGATCTTATCCGACTAAGGGATGCCAAGCTTCCATCTCCAGATACCCCAAAAGgctaa
- the LOC114420115 gene encoding membrane protein PM19L-like, with the protein MASGSKSVASILLVLNLVLYFIVLVIASWAVNHGIQRSGETASVLSIPARIFPIYFPMGNMTTGFFVIFSLVAGVVGFTTSLTGLQNILQWNAPNLHAAAMSSLTTWALTLLAMGFACKEIELGWTDSNLRTLETITIIVSATQLLCTGVIHVGVSEVVAQRMGGRV; encoded by the exons ATGGCTTCAGGATCCAAATCAGTAGCTTCTATCCTCTTGGTACTGAATCTAGTGTTGTACTTCATTGTGCTTGTTATTGCTTCTTGGGCAGTGAACCATGGGATTCAAAGGTCTGGCGAAACAG CATCTGTTTTGTCCATTCCAGCTCGAATATTTCCAATATATTTCCCAATGGGAAACATGACAACTGGTTTTTTCGTAATTTTCTCTCTCGTTGCTGGTGTTGTGGGATTCACCACCTCACTCACTGGATTGCAAAACATTCTCCAGTGGAATGCTCCCAACTTACATGCAGCAGCTATGTCTTCATTGACTACATGGGCACTCACTCTACTGGCTATGGG ATTTGCATGCAAAGAGATTGAACTTGGCTGGACAGACTCCAACCTG CGCACCTTAGAAACGATCACTATAATTGTAAGCGCAACACAACTGTTATGCACGGGAGTTATCCATGTTGGAGTTTCAGAAGTTGTTGCGCAGAGAATGGGAGGAAGAGTATGA